The sequence aagaagaaaaacgtgaattcatttgtgagctatacttatgtgttgtttcaaaatatactagaggggcgcccggccacagagctggaagagaaacatgagaaggattttggagtttttcttctccatttttgcttagctatttgattttaatctttttatggttttttgtgaaagccatggctagctaaagctatgttagggtctaggtagaacccaattttattatgaaaactctatatttatatgcttaataatgagttgattgattagtagtttttcttcatttggcttggtattctattgttgatgtgattttctagattatttatgcttttgaattgatactgcgtgcttcggttaaatccctagacgtggtatgcaaggatagataggtaatgctttagaatcactactcatgaagcgaagacaactatcgcggagaaacagtatttgaaaaagcatggaatatacttttaaagattagtagagtttgcataattaattggtggaaaccgaaaatcctaataacccacactggttttgtttatctttaaattatttatcatttcattttgttccgaatttctaaaaatccttaaaacattatcttgttgattatttaatttttggtattagttggtagagtatttcacactccctgtgggaacgaaccgcatttgctatctatattactattgacctgtgcgcttgcggatataactgggtttcatttaatcattaattttggttatctaaaatctacatcaaTTCCTGATACCGAGATAGTCTGAGCGTTTTCTAGTCCGCTACACTACGGTCTAGTTAGGGCGAAAACTTAAAGTCGTTCCACCGATTGAGTTCAGCAGAAGATTGAGAAGTTGTTGGTCTCATATCTTAAGGCAGTCCTCACATATGTGTTGAAGAATCTTGCGTTTTACATGATGTTTTTGAGTTTGAATTTCGTATTGGAGTTGGAATGTACGAATTAACAGGTTTGAGTTCTTCCAATTTTCATCAATTCTGTtcattgagtttgttttcatggaAAGTATGCAGTTGTGATTATTGATGGTTAAGTAGTGTGAGGTTGTATCTGATCCTGATGCTAGTATTGCAACGTCGTCAAGAGGATTAAGCATGATTTTGGATCTAAAACTCAGTTTTGGGGTTTGAGCTTTTGGTTTTTCCAATTTGCAGTTTGCTTGTTTAGGATTGGaatttcttacctcatcaacTGAAATTTGAGTCTCTGCTGGTAATATCCATTGCTATCTTTAGATTACTTTAGGTTTTAACCTCATTTGTTCAGCTTCTACATCACTAGCTCAACAACAGAAATGTTGTCTTCAAAAGCTTTTTCATCATAACTAGAGTTGTAGCATCTAGTTTTTTCATCAAGTCCTACTTGTGCTGATACCTGGCGCTTCTGAGTCTGAGCATGCATATCTCCTCTACACCTTGTCTAGATAAGAGAGAAGCTTAAATTTGTTCCACTTGAAAGTGAGGAAAATCTCCTCTTAAATCACATATGTGTATTGATGAGTGTATGGAATGAAAGTTTGCTGCACTATATGTGCTTAATTAGATTATTGTCAGTTCATCCCATTGGTACTGGCTTCGGTACAGTCCTCTTTTATGAGTGAGTTGGCTTGCAAGTTCaaatgatgaaactgaagatgatGTCATGGGATTGGAATTGGGGAGTTATATTAAGTACAGGTTGATGTTCTCCTTGATGAGTCTGTACTCAATTCTGAGTTGTCCTTTATCTTTTATCTCTATCAGTTGTTTGTCATTTCTTTTTAGTGCATAATAATGGTACAACTACCAAGTACTTTTCAGTACTCTCAATAATTTGATGGATATCAGTTCAAGGTCTTACCTATTCTCTCATGTCATTGATGTATGCAAGCTAATGGTGTTCATAGTTTACTTCTCTTATGAATGGTCATTGCAAGATGTGGTGATGGAATTGTGTTTGTGTGAGACTTCAACTTACAGGCTAATGATGTTAAGGATTTGAATTGTGACTATATTTTGGATGAGATTTCAGCTTATTTCTGGTAGGAATATAGTTACAGGCAGAATTGTGCATGGTTTCTTCACAGAAAACTTGTGTGAAGCTTTTCTCTACATCATACAAGGATCTCAGTTCTTATATTTTCAATCCAATGTTGCTGTCAAGTATTATTCTGTTGATTATTGCAAGATGTTGCATCGACATGTTTAGCATTACCTACTTCTCATACTCCAGCAACTTCTCTCATGAAGTCGAACCATCTTACCTACATCTACATCCACAACTATGTATGCTGCACTGAATTTCACAGGTTGCTCCACGATCTGGTATGTCGTTCTCAATTCTACTGTTATTTTATCTCTGCTGGAATCAAATTAGCCATCATACTTTATTTCTATTACTACACCAACTGTGAGTACTTCACCTACTGCATCAACTGGCCACCTACTGCAACAACAATATCACCAACTCCATATTATCTGCTGCTTCCACTCTACTCAACTGTATTATTTTAGTATGACCGCAATATCATCTCCGTGTACTACTGGCGCTATTGTTGCTGCTTTTTAGAGTGATGTCAGGGAATGTCCGCATATCTGCTTCTACATTTCTCAGCTTGTCTGCTAGCAGTTATAGTCTTTTGGATATCAACTTGTCAGCTGCCTCTTATTTGTGATGGTAATTGTTGTTGCTGCGTTATTACTTGATTTGGTAATGATGTCGTTGCTgcctaggatatatatatatatatatcatctacAGTCTCTTGATAAGGCTGCTTTCCATGTTTCCAAGTGCTACTGAGGTACTTCTGCACCAATTGGTCTTGCTTTGTATCACTTGTCTCTCCTACCGCGTCAACTGTTTTTGCCATACTGCTCAACCATCATATTTTCTGCAGCTACTTCTCAACTGTACCTACTCCTCATGTTGTTTACTTTTATGCTTTTCTGGATACTTGAGAGTTTATCAGTTGTAGTGTGAGATGAGTCATTTGTCCAATCTCAAGTTGTCTTCCAGCCCACTAGAGATTGAGGGAGGGTAATAGCTGAGAGTTTATCAGTTGTAATGTGAGATGAGTCTAGGTCAGGTTGTAATACATGAACATGAGCTGAGAGTAACAGTCAGGTCCTAGTTATGTAAGTGTGCAAGACACACGTAAGAGTGTCGGTCATTGAAAACAGTCGAGCATATAAACTCACGAAACTGTCTGTAATGATTAGGGTTATTTGGTGTTTGATACTTACATTTTGACCaacattagtgtttggtctaatttTTGTCCAAATTAGTATTTGGTACTTGAAAAAGATGTTGACCCTTGTTGACTGCTATTGactagattttaattaattttgtagaACAGACTATATGAGTTTACAAATATATTCCTGATGTGGGCTTAACATCTAACGACTCTAATATAACTACTAAACCTACGGCCACGATCCAATCCTCTTGACCTAAATTTTCGTCTCTTATCTTCTTCCGCCTCCACTTCCGTCTCCACACTCTGTGCATATGATAACAACTCCATTGATGCACACATCGAAGGTAAAATCAACTCAAAGTAAAAAATAGACCATCCAACAAACAGATTTgatcaatcaaaatccaaccaaACTGATTCAATCAAACCCAATCAAAACCCAGTTAAACCCAATCAAAACCTAACCATTCATTTCTGAAACATTAATTCAAGCTCGCAACAGATTCGAATTACTTTATTAACAACTAATTAAACTCGGAAACTACATCATACCCTAATGTTACTATTACAGAAAACCCAATTTCAAGAAAACCAAACCCTAACCTCCGAATCTATAAAGAGTTCTTCCCTGTCGTTCCTAGGCATTAATCACATCCCTAGCAGTATTCCTCTTAGGATGTTCAATGTAAGTAAATTTAAATACTGTATCTGTAAATTTTTGTATGCCTTTTGCTCAAATAATCTCTTTCCTCCTATTCCTCTTCCACATCTTGAATTTTCTTTCTCTAGAATTTCTGTGTTTGTTTGGTTATCCTATtaataaaattaggtttttgcaaGTTGCAGTGTTGTTATATATGTTAATTGGATTCCAGTGAAAATAAGGTTTCGAAAATCGAGGTTGAAATTAATGAATGCTAGATGGTTCTATGAATTGGAGAGAATTGAGGATTAGATGAAGATATTCTCAAAAGCATAAACGGTGGTAGCTGTGGTTTCAATCTCGGATGTTGTTTGATGGTGGGAGGGGCGGGTATATAACGGTGGGGTGACAGTACTAAGGGAAATGTTTGAGGGTGGAAACATAATTTTAGGTTATTATGTAAATATTAGTACAGTGAAGGGTACAATAGTAAATTCtatattatttaatttttatttaaaatttttaataaattattaaacAAAAGTCTAGATTTAACAAGGTCAACCCGAATCAACGTTATTTCCAAGTACCAACTCCTAAGTTAGACAAAAGTTAGACCAAAGACTAATTTTAGACAAAATGTAAGTATCAAACACCAATTAACCCTAATGATTATCTTTCTCTTAATTAAAACTTTGATTCAAACCGTCTCAATACAATGTAGACATCCATTCATTGAATGTTATCATAGGAAGGATGAAACCCTAATAGAGATCAGTTGAATaaatgtaattttatttttaatattatttcgTTGGATTTAATTCCATTTCTAGTTGATAAAAACTATTGAGAAttaaagttgaaaaccaattcaGTTACATTTCGTTCAATTTTATTAGACACGTACATTGAATTGCCTAAACTAGTTGAAGTGTTGAACTGTTAATCATtacaattaattaaaaataaaataacttaaTCCATGCCTTCATTAAGATACATGTGCAAGAGCAACTTCCAACAAAAAAGAGTTGAATATGTTCAATATCGTGTCCATTCTATCAAATCCCTTTGAAACAACCTTCGAAACCGAAATTATACCTTTATGTGATGCCCATTCCATCAAATCCATTTTTCCTGTAATGTCATGAACAAAACAAGTTAAGGATCACAACATGTTGTGTAACACAAAATTCAAAGGCAAAGTTCGATTCTTTTTCTTACCACTTCGTAATCACGGTTACACCTCATTCTCACTCGATTGGTTTGTATTACCAAAGCTAGAGATTGCACTACTTCTCCGAGAATTATTTGAAAACTGGCAGAAAACTGGTATTGGATCACATATTCTTGAGTTTCCAATCCCTGCAACGAATTTTAGTGAAGGCTCTGCCGAAAATTCAGAATCTCCGATCTGCACCGTGAAGAGAATATTGTGATTGTAATACATAAGCTCTACAATCCACAAAAATTCAGAGTTTCCGATCTTCTTCTTGAGTACAGTTGGGACCAAGAACTCTGGGTTCGACCATCTTTCAGGAGATTAGAACTAGAATAACTTTTTGTAATTGGGATTAGAAGATGTAATTAGAATTGAGGTTGAAATTGGATATATGTACAAGAGATTCAAATAGAGCCTTTAGCGTCAATATCTTTACCACGATACACGAACCCTCATGTCTGCTGGTTTGGTCATTGATTTTGCCAATCAAGAAAGTAGCCAATTTGCCAAATCCATAAGACTTGCCCTAATAGGGCTaaaagtagaaattaacattttATCCCATTTTGAGTGGGTTTTGGACGCTTTAGTCCACTCCTCCGAAGCCCAAGACGCTCTAGTTCAAATATCCCCCAAGTTTTACTGGTTAGTCCAAATCttgacgagttagtccaaaaacACAACGATTCCCGATTTTCCGAATTTTGAATATACCCTAAATACCCTTGAACCAGTTCCATATATATAATCAATGTTTTGAAATCGAATTTTTTGGATCTCAAATATGAATTCAAGAAAGGGAGCAGGCCATAGATAAATTTTGGAGgcgatttaacagtttcagaGTGGATTTGGTGGATTTAATCGTTTCTTCAACATGATTCAACTTCAGATTACTTCGGAAGTGTTTTGAAATCGATTTTTTTGGATCTCAAATTTGAATTCACGAAagattgagagagagagagagagagatacaaAGAGATTTTGGATGCGATTTAACAGATTCAGAGAGGTTTTGGTGGATTTTATTTTTTCGGCAACAGAATTCAACTTCAGGTTGCTTTGAAATCtttaatttttagttttcttttggtttgttgttcaaaattgtttttgattttgagtttttttaGTTTATGATATGAATACTCTGTTACATCTTATTGTtgatattgatttgattttgttatttcttagcttttgaATCTCATGAAAAGCTTTTGATTACTGTGTTTTAATTTTTCGTTTTTGTTTTATGATGCATGAACTGATATTTTGATCATAGTCTTCTGATTTATTCATATATGTATTCTAATAAGATACCGAATCTTATATCTAAGATTAATCGATGAAGTATTTGATTTAGGTTTACTATTATTTGATGTTTGGCTTCGATTAAATGTGTACTTTTCTGTACATTGTTCACGTTTTAGGTTATTCAAATCTGAAAATGtaatttgaagcttcaaatgttTATTATTATTCTTGGGTAATATGCAGGGGTATCAACCATGTCTGAGAAGGTTGTTTATGctattttgaatcatggtgagcaTTCAGAGCCTTTTCGCGTAAGTACGCGGAGCACCGTAGATGAGTTGAAGCGTTTTTCATGTAAGCAGTGGAGGTATTTGTCTCCTGAGACTATACGTTTGAGCTATATGGATAATGATCAAACAGTTTTTGTACTTGGGGATATACAACTGCTAGGTCTAGTTGTTCTTACTATTTTTGTTAACAATGAAGATTTGTATTTGAATGTTGACGTGATCAACAAGACTAGTTCTCGTTCTAAATATGGTTGTAGTACTAGTTCTGGTTCTAGTACTGCAAATTCTTGTGTAACTGAAAGTCCTAAGCTTGTAAGGGTGGTATACCATGATGCAGACAAGGGAAAGCCTCTTGTTTCCGATGAATGAATTTATATTTTTGACAAGATAGGTAGAGAGTTTATGGGTTGTGTTGAAGTTGTTAGAATTGTTGTGGATAAGTACAAGATGGATACTGGTTACAAGATTAGTATTCTGAAAAATGATAAGACTCGGTATTAATGCAAAGTATAAAGAAGATGTTTGTTCAtggaggattcactttgggcCTGTGAATGGTGACATTTCTCAGTTCTATATGAAAGATGCTAATATTCTTCACATGTGAGTGGTGTTCATATTGGTCTACATTAGATAGTGGTTTACATAGATTTGCACCTCATGTATGTAGGCTTTTTGggtgtacattgtggtgcacattacaTATCTAGCTATTCATGTGTATGTCCATAGTTATGGTGTAAATGATTGTGCACCTTTGTATATGAAGGATTTCTTTAGGTGTACATTTTGGTCCACGttacttatttatttttcaatgttttttttattgtagttatggtgttggtttgaggttgaagagtcctCCGGTGACAACCGAGTTAGTCAAGCATTTGATCGCAGACAATATACAGGGAGATCCTAGTTTAAAACCTAATCAGATCATTTCACTTTTTAAGAAGACTTATAGTTCCAATATTAAGTATTACCATGCTCGTAGAGGGAGAGAAATCATATTTGAACAACAGTTTGGTGATGACGAGAAGTCGTATAGTGATTTAGTTTGGTATGTCAAAGCCGTTGAGGAAACTAATCCTGATAGCTATGTGAATTTTGAGGTTGATCATGCAACTAGAAGATTTCAGAGGCTTTTCATATGTTTTGGTGCTTGCAAGCATAGTTATAAGTATCTTAAGCCCATGATTTACTTTGACGCTACTTTCCAAACTGGTAGATTCGGGGGTGCTTTAATGGCTGCAACATGTGTCAATGAAAACAACGGTTTTTACCCATATGCTTATGCTCTTGTTTCtgctgaaaacaaagaaaattggttttggtttctagACAATCTTAAACAAGTGGTGGATGGTCGTCCGATTGTTTTTCTTAGTGATCATGGAGAAGGCCTTTTGAAGGGAATTCCAAAAGTATTTCCTGATTCATATTACAACTATTGTTTTTTCATATCAAGTGCAATCTTCCTATTTGATCAGGTGATGCAAACTCCAAGGTCgttattgatttgttttacaaagctgCTTACTCTTATACAATAACTAACTTTGAAGATGTTTTGAGGTgtatgtgatagacgcatttatgtgtctaatatttctcatttgtatatactgttagtgcccgtttttttacttattacggtgttttatgtatttataggtgtttttggaaaaataaggctttgcggcgaaattggttaaaaatgcggcgtttggagctccgtcgacggtgtaccggaagtaccccagaagtgcACCGGAAGTACcgcagaaatgtcccggaggaacccagaaaaattactatttccacccctaatttggataaggggcaccccagttgCTTAAGGGACTCCACtgttggatagggggaggtcgccttcttcacgttcaaaaaaaaaatggtgggAAAATTAGTATTCCATGCACAGTTCGCTGGAGAAATTTCAGCTCGAGTGATTTGGGTAGTTTTAGGGAAACTAAAGGGCTGGAATTGTTTGGGCTTGCTATTGGGACTTATAGTACGCTAACAAGGGTAATTGGAGCGACCAGAATTGGCTGCATAAGTTGAGAGAGAGGGAAACAGAGACGCAGAGATATCGGATTCTGTTGGAGAAGATTTGCGCAATTAGagaagatattctcctaggatttgAATATATCCAAGTCAGGAAAGTTTTGACAGAGATTAATAAGCCGCGTACAAGAAAAGGGAAGATTttcataaaacagaaaaaaaatatttgaaaagataCGAAGTGCTGTGGAGATTAAATGAGATATTTCGTGAAGATTTGGAGGATATGTTACGTATAAAAGGGTTCTATTCGAGTCTTAgtgggggatgaagagttttggggaggtttggaggcgagcagagaggcgcaggaggagttgcagagaagttacctgctgctgctgctgccattaacacgcctgaagaacacgaagaacacacttaccagaaccgtcgttttccagcagtcttaaaacagcagcgacagtggaagctaagtatcgttgtttctgtTACAGCAGTGGTGAAGTATCGTTgttctctggacgccttctgtgggtcgcagattcactgttttagttcttctttatcttttaatcaactttttgagctataaaaatgtattttgagaacattattaatatgagtagctaaaccccaacattgggatgaaggaggaagccgttctttacgcatatgataattatattaattcttttttgactacttgcactttttattgatcgatttatgatttttcttaattgattgtgatatcgtatgatgatgtatgcttggtcgtagtgcttttgatgcgtcatgctagtgatatacaataaatattctaaaaatctaccttggcaagaatgagagtccttatgatttgagctataattgtttcgaataaatatatgaattgtgtgaatgattaatggtggaatcctgagtcctagtgtctcttgatcctgtgacaaaatttttgtatatatatttttattttctaaaaaaattatccttcacaagtccgagagtttgaacctcattactacaatcacacgaaaaatatttaaacaaaatggcgccgccgacgcggacttgtatatagattgattttttttttttaggtttattatttttttttagaattgtttgttcctttttacgtttctttttgtgtttatttttcaggttcaaagtgaaaactaaggacttggagaggaaaaatcttaaagcgaaaagcgaaaagcgaaaagagaagaaaaaaaggacaattttaggatttaatttttaatttgtaatttttttagagtgtgtgaggaaaactgtaattttttatttagttattttggactttggactttaaacaattggactttttttttttttttttttaaaccctacggaagggtattattattaaaaaaaaaaaaattattatataaactgtgtgcagggaaggacgacgattactatatcgtctcggcccctcgggttcgcacacggcataagagtcgtggcccgagtcgacgacaacggttcatcgcccatctggtacgggaggtaagtccaatcgaaacacccgcgaatctcctgcaagcgggttactgtctgccttaaggtgataattgtttgaggacgaaccggactgtctttattttcctagtaaagggcaaggcatgGCCTAAACaatataagggttcggatttcatcaccgttcccttcttgcccgccttaggaaaacgaaacctaacgctaacccaagcttaaaatttggaatagaacgagaccgatagggtaacgagcttaataggaaactcgttcgaaaaatattggttgctatttaagcacactccaaagttcatgatggtttctgtgagttgaatgcgtgactgcgccgccttgtgatagcggtgaggccttgggtatcaaagttccactgagcttccctcgcctcaattcaacttactttgactcggattgattccagaggggttttctcaaattgcaacgaattctctttcgaaagatagaagctggtctagaaacaatctaagtggagccatcatgctttttgtttgctagaaatctttggtttgctttggtggagtcgagtcggccttgtttgtgattgtatagaatccctctgtagtttatatttcttcggtgatgaatccttttgaggagacgccacctgcgatgacgttgcgagaatatatgtctagaaattctcgttatcaagagacgtcttcggaaatgactcttggtgaatatatgcgtgggcagcgatatatggatactccaacttttattgaggaatcacctctaacgatctatgagaaatatataaacatagaccatgtagttgggaacaaagcttgagaattcgtgaatatcaaaaattatattgtgatgatgatgaggaggaggatggtgatgatgattataatg comes from Papaver somniferum cultivar HN1 chromosome 7, ASM357369v1, whole genome shotgun sequence and encodes:
- the LOC113295853 gene encoding uncharacterized protein LOC113295853; its protein translation is MIRLGINAKYKEDVCSWRIHFGPVNGDISQFYMKDANILHMLKSPPVTTELVKHLIADNIQGDPSLKPNQIISLFKKTYSSNIKYYHARRGREIIFEQQFGDDEKSYSDLVWYVKAVEETNPDSYVNFEVDHATRRFQRLFICFGACKHSYKYLKPMIYFDATFQTGRFGGALMAATCVNENNGFYPYAYALVSAENKENWFWFLDNLKQVVDGRPIVFLSDHGEGLLKGIPKVFPDSYYNYCFFISSAIFLFDQVMQTPRSLLICFTKLLTLIQ